One window of the Brevibacterium limosum genome contains the following:
- a CDS encoding bifunctional ADP-dependent NAD(P)H-hydrate dehydratase/NAD(P)H-hydrate epimerase: MSVFAYPSEIIREAEVPLLEAGVPLMARAARALANISIDTLTARFGRVTGARVCVLAGPGNNAGDALFAASTLGRRGAAVTVITLFDRTHDEGLTAARRAGAQVIAFTTAEADATDAFRELSRADLVLDGILGTGGRRGLPEHIADLVADWAPHRTGSLIAVDVPSDLSPDSDGAEARLHADRTVTFGGLKEELVDPRVHEFTGSIDVIDIGLGLDTEQAVAELLDADDLSRDFPRPQAGGHKYSRGVVGVLAGSEDYPGAGVLTTTSAVSTGAGMVRYLGSPLVAEYVIGVHPEVVSASGRVNAFVFGPGDPEPEFVQSATDALSDSHIPVIIDAGGLEMVGRAEAMVGTWMAERPIIITPHAGELARLLSRLLGEIITAGRIGQDPAGWARQAADLTGTIVLLKGHHTVIAAPDGLVVLPEPGPASLATAGSGDVLAGILGTLAAIASARHRYDGDDQPVPSREWARLAGLGVLVHNAAGGRAVTASGFADALTEVVEELIHGAS; encoded by the coding sequence ATGAGTGTGTTCGCCTACCCGAGCGAGATCATCCGGGAAGCCGAGGTGCCTCTGCTCGAGGCCGGTGTCCCGCTCATGGCCCGTGCTGCCCGGGCGCTGGCGAACATCAGCATCGACACCCTCACCGCCCGCTTCGGGCGGGTCACCGGAGCCAGGGTGTGCGTGCTGGCCGGTCCGGGAAACAACGCCGGGGATGCGCTCTTCGCCGCCTCGACACTGGGCAGGCGCGGTGCCGCGGTCACCGTCATCACCCTCTTCGACCGCACTCACGACGAGGGGCTGACCGCCGCGCGCCGTGCCGGAGCACAGGTCATCGCGTTCACGACGGCCGAGGCTGACGCCACCGACGCCTTTCGGGAACTCTCCCGCGCCGACCTGGTCCTCGACGGCATTCTGGGCACCGGCGGCAGGCGCGGACTGCCCGAGCACATCGCCGACCTCGTCGCCGATTGGGCCCCGCACCGCACCGGGAGCCTCATCGCCGTCGATGTGCCCTCCGACCTCAGCCCGGATAGCGACGGCGCCGAGGCCCGCCTGCACGCCGACCGCACCGTGACCTTCGGCGGCTTGAAAGAAGAACTCGTCGACCCGCGCGTGCACGAGTTCACCGGCAGCATCGACGTCATCGACATCGGCTTGGGACTCGACACCGAGCAGGCCGTGGCTGAACTCCTCGACGCAGACGACCTCAGCAGGGACTTCCCCCGCCCGCAGGCGGGCGGCCACAAATACTCCCGCGGCGTCGTCGGGGTCCTCGCCGGCTCCGAGGACTATCCGGGTGCGGGCGTGCTCACGACCACCTCGGCGGTGAGCACCGGGGCGGGGATGGTCCGCTATCTCGGCTCTCCGCTCGTCGCCGAGTACGTCATCGGTGTCCACCCCGAGGTGGTCAGCGCCTCCGGCCGGGTCAATGCGTTCGTCTTCGGGCCCGGCGACCCCGAGCCCGAATTCGTCCAGAGCGCCACCGACGCCCTCAGCGACTCACACATTCCAGTGATCATCGACGCCGGCGGACTCGAGATGGTCGGGCGTGCCGAGGCGATGGTCGGCACCTGGATGGCCGAGCGGCCGATCATCATCACTCCGCACGCCGGTGAGCTGGCCCGCCTGCTCAGCCGACTGCTCGGCGAGATCATCACGGCCGGTCGCATCGGACAGGACCCGGCCGGGTGGGCCCGGCAGGCCGCGGATCTGACCGGGACGATCGTGCTCCTCAAGGGCCACCACACCGTCATCGCCGCTCCCGACGGTCTGGTTGTCCTGCCCGAGCCGGGTCCGGCGAGCCTCGCCACTGCCGGGTCCGGCGACGTGCTGGCCGGGATCCTCGGCACGCTGGCCGCGATCGCATCGGCGCGGCACCGTTACGACGGCGATGACCAGCCCGTTCCGAGCCGCGAATGGGCTCGGCTGGCCGGTCTCGGCGTGCTCGTGCACAACGCTGCCGGAGGGCGGGCCGTCACCGCCTCCGGGTTCGCCGATGCCCTCACCGAGGTGGTCGAGGAACTCATCCACGGAGCGAGCTGA
- a CDS encoding alanine racemase produces the protein MTSFDIPEALVRAEIDEAALRDNAAVLADRLAPARLKCVVKANAYGHGVDLVAPALFAAGWREFCVATIPEALHLRSLLGPEAEIIAWLYGPTTDLDEAVRADIQLGISTVESLDRLFEAARRTGITARAHLKVDTGLGRNGLSPEALVRAYDWLRRHAEDSRSADTDDADLTDDPGATADIRIVGIMSHYAVADEPERPETAAQSAVFSSAHGQLRAVLDAADGRLGESDDLDVHIANSPGALTLGPCPGTSARVGLALYGLSPLEDGDPTVLGLRPVMRLVSTVINLKDIPAGHGASYGLTFTAATDTRFALVPGGYGDGLPRAASNRAEVAIRGRRYPVVGRIAMDQMIIDIGAGNDEVAIGDEVVIFGPGGPSAAEWGTWANTINYEIVTQLSARVDRTVRKGDGR, from the coding sequence GTGACATCTTTCGACATCCCCGAGGCTCTCGTACGGGCCGAGATCGATGAGGCGGCCCTGCGGGACAATGCCGCAGTCCTTGCCGATCGCCTCGCACCCGCCCGCCTCAAATGCGTCGTCAAGGCCAATGCCTACGGCCACGGCGTCGACCTCGTCGCTCCCGCCCTCTTCGCGGCCGGATGGCGCGAGTTCTGCGTGGCCACGATCCCCGAAGCGCTGCACCTGCGCAGCCTGCTCGGCCCCGAAGCCGAGATCATCGCGTGGCTCTACGGACCGACGACCGACCTCGACGAGGCGGTGCGCGCTGACATCCAACTGGGCATTTCGACGGTCGAATCCCTCGACCGACTGTTCGAAGCGGCTCGCCGCACCGGCATCACAGCCCGAGCCCATCTGAAGGTCGACACCGGGCTCGGCCGCAACGGACTGTCCCCGGAAGCGCTCGTCCGCGCCTACGACTGGCTGCGCCGCCACGCCGAAGACAGCCGCAGCGCTGACACCGACGACGCCGACCTCACCGACGACCCCGGTGCCACTGCCGATATCCGCATCGTCGGGATCATGAGCCACTATGCGGTCGCCGATGAACCCGAACGCCCCGAGACCGCAGCGCAGAGCGCGGTCTTCTCCTCCGCCCACGGACAGCTTCGGGCAGTGCTCGACGCCGCTGACGGCCGCCTCGGCGAATCGGATGATCTGGACGTCCACATCGCGAACTCGCCGGGCGCGCTCACCCTGGGACCGTGCCCGGGCACTTCGGCGAGGGTGGGGCTCGCCCTCTACGGGCTGTCCCCGCTCGAGGACGGGGACCCGACGGTCCTCGGGCTGCGACCGGTCATGCGGCTGGTCTCCACCGTCATCAACCTCAAGGATATTCCCGCAGGTCACGGCGCCTCATATGGGCTGACGTTCACCGCTGCGACCGACACTCGGTTCGCGCTCGTGCCCGGGGGATACGGGGACGGACTGCCGCGGGCGGCTTCGAACCGCGCCGAGGTGGCCATCCGCGGTCGTCGCTACCCCGTCGTCGGGCGTATCGCCATGGATCAGATGATCATCGACATCGGTGCGGGCAACGACGAGGTGGCCATCGGCGACGAGGTCGTCATCTTCGGGCCCGGTGGGCCGAGCGCGGCCGAGTGGGGGACCTGGGCGAACACGATCAACTACGAGATCGTCACCCAGCTCAGCGCCCGCGTCGACCGCACAGTACGGAAAGGAGACGGGCGATGA
- the tsaE gene encoding tRNA (adenosine(37)-N6)-threonylcarbamoyltransferase complex ATPase subunit type 1 TsaE, which translates to MRFHLESLEQMRTFAAALADHLRAGDLLILTGNLGAGKTTFTQSLGKALDVAGRITSPTFIIARVHPSRRGGPALVHVDAYRLADGEELEDLDLDSELDESITVVEWGAGMAEQLSSDHLDITIAPVWDEDTDDEELIGAEDADESEDERRTVDLTGHGDAWAARMPRVQADISALANVRVENPASADLPAEGSANEGDET; encoded by the coding sequence ATGAGGTTCCATCTCGAATCACTCGAGCAGATGCGCACGTTCGCTGCCGCGTTGGCCGATCATCTGCGAGCCGGTGACCTGCTCATCCTCACGGGCAACCTCGGTGCGGGGAAGACGACGTTCACCCAATCGCTGGGGAAGGCCCTCGACGTGGCCGGCCGGATCACCTCGCCGACGTTCATCATCGCACGCGTTCACCCGTCGCGCAGAGGCGGCCCCGCGCTCGTCCACGTCGACGCGTACCGGTTGGCCGACGGGGAGGAGCTCGAAGACCTCGACCTCGACTCCGAGCTCGACGAGTCGATCACCGTCGTCGAATGGGGCGCCGGCATGGCCGAGCAGCTCAGCAGCGACCATCTCGACATCACCATCGCTCCGGTGTGGGACGAGGACACCGACGACGAGGAACTCATCGGGGCCGAAGACGCAGACGAGTCGGAGGACGAACGGCGCACCGTCGACCTCACCGGTCACGGGGATGCCTGGGCCGCGCGCATGCCGCGAGTTCAAGCTGATATCTCGGCACTGGCGAACGTGAGAGTCGAAAACCCGGCCTCCGCGGACCTTCCCGCTGAGGGTTCGGCGAATGAGGGAGACGAAACATGA
- the tsaB gene encoding tRNA (adenosine(37)-N6)-threonylcarbamoyltransferase complex dimerization subunit type 1 TsaB: protein MIILGIDTSQSASVALVDTDTGSVIAAEQADDQRRHVEFIGPALADVLAAEVQPELVVVGIGPGPFTGLRVGIAAGIAVGQARGIPVKGLLSQTAIAEEFVRTSAGDPPATDTVNASADVSTAADETGRLVLIASDARRKEVYFSVYDSADASLSAGPFVAKPTEVASALADNGFRLDPSGTEQGRNEAASADPSTSATAPISEKLGRGFVLYPDTLGAPSAESITDPRAEYLALAAARELAAGRELNEPIPEYLREPDAKATPVRESSLR, encoded by the coding sequence ATGATCATTCTGGGCATCGACACCTCTCAGTCGGCATCCGTGGCCCTCGTCGACACGGACACCGGTTCGGTCATCGCCGCTGAGCAGGCCGATGACCAGCGTCGACACGTCGAATTCATCGGTCCCGCGCTCGCGGACGTGCTCGCCGCAGAAGTCCAGCCCGAACTCGTCGTCGTCGGCATCGGGCCCGGTCCCTTCACGGGACTGCGAGTGGGCATCGCCGCCGGCATCGCCGTCGGCCAGGCCCGCGGAATCCCGGTCAAGGGCCTGCTGTCCCAGACCGCGATCGCCGAAGAATTCGTGCGCACCTCGGCGGGAGACCCGCCGGCAACCGACACGGTGAACGCGTCGGCAGACGTCTCGACCGCCGCGGACGAAACCGGCCGCCTCGTACTCATCGCCTCGGACGCCCGCCGCAAGGAGGTCTATTTCAGCGTCTATGACTCAGCCGATGCTTCACTGAGTGCCGGACCCTTCGTGGCGAAACCGACCGAGGTCGCCTCAGCCCTCGCCGACAACGGCTTTCGGCTCGACCCGTCCGGAACTGAGCAGGGACGGAATGAGGCCGCATCAGCCGATCCGTCGACTTCGGCAACGGCTCCGATCAGCGAGAAGCTCGGCCGAGGATTCGTCCTCTATCCCGACACACTCGGAGCCCCGAGCGCCGAGTCCATCACCGACCCCCGTGCCGAATATCTCGCCCTCGCAGCGGCACGTGAACTCGCCGCCGGTCGAGAACTGAACGAACCGATTCCCGAATACCTGCGCGAACCCGACGCGAAGGCGACGCCGGTGCGTGAGAGCTCGCTGAGATGA
- a CDS encoding GNAT family N-acetyltransferase: protein MTSTTIVELPWWDLAEVAEHDAAIFGPTAWTLAYYWSVKAQNGTMMLAARFASADDADADCAAADRDATASAGELAGWIVMSSAGAEADVMTIATTEAARGQGIGWVLLQAGIDWAKNRGAEVVHLEVDERNATALAMYASFGFSEWGRRPDYYPGADGILMRLRIGD, encoded by the coding sequence ATGACCTCCACGACCATCGTCGAGCTTCCCTGGTGGGACCTCGCCGAAGTGGCCGAACACGATGCGGCGATCTTCGGACCCACCGCGTGGACGCTCGCCTACTACTGGTCGGTCAAGGCACAGAACGGCACGATGATGCTCGCCGCCAGGTTCGCCTCGGCGGACGATGCGGACGCGGACTGCGCAGCTGCAGACAGGGACGCAACCGCCTCGGCGGGGGAGCTGGCCGGGTGGATCGTCATGTCCAGTGCCGGGGCGGAAGCCGATGTCATGACGATCGCGACCACCGAGGCGGCACGCGGTCAGGGCATCGGCTGGGTCCTCCTGCAAGCCGGGATCGACTGGGCGAAGAACCGCGGCGCTGAGGTCGTCCACCTCGAAGTCGACGAACGCAATGCCACGGCGCTGGCGATGTACGCATCCTTCGGATTCTCAGAGTGGGGACGGCGCCCGGACTACTATCCGGGCGCCGACGGAATCCTCATGCGGCTGCGGATCGGTGACTAG
- a CDS encoding biliverdin-producing heme oxygenase has product MSEPFSARLKASTATIHDEVEHTTFMVDLMEGRLDSRAYALLLKQYEVIYAVLESKSREFADDPVFAPFHDVNLFRSERIEADLAALDGAELPVMSGAAAYAAHLAGLERAEQVIAHHYTRYLGDLSGGQAIGTLMGRHYSLPATSLTMWDFSALGKTKPYKDAYRRLLDQVASTGGDEQVVIAETMEAFRLNGDLLVDLTDATERRAVPVA; this is encoded by the coding sequence ATGTCTGAACCGTTCTCCGCTCGCCTCAAGGCCAGCACCGCCACCATCCACGACGAGGTCGAGCACACCACCTTCATGGTCGATCTCATGGAAGGACGGCTCGACTCGCGAGCCTACGCTCTCCTGCTCAAGCAGTACGAGGTCATCTATGCCGTCCTCGAGTCCAAGTCGCGGGAGTTCGCCGACGATCCGGTCTTCGCGCCCTTCCACGATGTGAACCTCTTCCGCTCCGAGCGCATCGAGGCCGACCTCGCCGCTCTCGACGGCGCGGAGCTGCCCGTGATGTCCGGCGCTGCCGCCTATGCCGCGCACCTTGCCGGGCTCGAGCGGGCCGAACAGGTCATCGCCCACCATTACACGCGCTACCTCGGGGATCTCTCCGGCGGCCAGGCGATCGGCACCCTCATGGGTCGGCACTACAGCCTGCCCGCGACCTCACTGACGATGTGGGACTTCTCGGCGCTCGGCAAGACGAAGCCGTACAAGGACGCCTACCGCAGACTCCTCGATCAGGTGGCGTCGACCGGCGGCGACGAGCAGGTCGTCATTGCCGAGACCATGGAGGCCTTCCGTCTCAACGGCGACCTCCTCGTCGATCTCACCGACGCCACCGAGCGTCGAGCGGTTCCGGTCGCCTAG
- a CDS encoding aldo/keto reductase: MTHMQLADTDLFVHPLQLGGNPFGWGADRDQSFAVLDAYAEAGGNFIDTADAYSAWVEGNSGGESETIIGEWMKARGNRDEMVIATKVGMHPKGQGLDPANIRNCVDDSLRRLGTDRIDVYYAHKDDDDVDQVAVAETFDALVRSGKVSYLGASNFSLERLQKARKISTKLSLACYRVVQDRFNLVSRAAVDPQKQAYLRTEGMAELPFHSLASGFLTGKHTGGDATGSVRGERVADFVDDQKALGALEVLHDVAADHGASMTATAIAWQLTHDFIPSTIASARVPEQLTELLAGTEMQLSTDEKDALDGAWVEA; this comes from the coding sequence ATGACACATATGCAATTGGCAGATACCGATCTCTTCGTCCATCCTCTCCAATTGGGCGGCAACCCCTTCGGTTGGGGCGCGGATCGGGATCAGAGCTTCGCTGTCCTCGATGCCTATGCCGAGGCCGGCGGAAACTTCATCGACACCGCCGATGCGTACTCGGCGTGGGTCGAGGGAAACTCGGGCGGAGAATCCGAGACCATCATCGGCGAATGGATGAAGGCTCGCGGCAATCGCGACGAGATGGTCATCGCCACCAAGGTCGGCATGCACCCGAAGGGTCAGGGCCTCGACCCGGCGAACATCCGCAACTGCGTCGATGACTCCCTGCGCCGACTCGGCACCGACCGCATCGACGTCTACTACGCCCACAAAGACGATGACGACGTCGACCAGGTCGCCGTCGCCGAGACCTTCGACGCTCTCGTCCGCTCCGGCAAAGTCAGCTACCTCGGGGCATCGAACTTCAGTCTCGAACGACTGCAGAAGGCACGGAAGATCTCGACGAAGCTCTCGCTGGCCTGCTACCGGGTCGTCCAAGACCGGTTCAATCTCGTCTCTCGTGCCGCGGTCGACCCGCAGAAGCAGGCGTACCTGCGAACTGAGGGCATGGCCGAACTGCCCTTCCACTCACTGGCCTCCGGATTCCTCACCGGCAAGCACACCGGCGGCGACGCCACCGGCAGCGTCCGCGGTGAACGTGTGGCCGATTTCGTCGACGACCAGAAGGCGCTCGGTGCCCTCGAAGTCCTCCACGACGTCGCCGCCGACCACGGTGCGTCGATGACAGCCACGGCCATCGCCTGGCAGCTCACTCACGATTTCATCCCCTCGACGATCGCCTCGGCGCGTGTGCCCGAACAGCTCACCGAGCTGCTCGCCGGAACCGAGATGCAGCTGAGCACCGACGAGAAGGACGCCCTCGACGGAGCCTGGGTGGAAGCATGA
- a CDS encoding SRPBCC family protein: MSETGPRLVTWENGTDLVIELPVARDVESVWDALTDSETARTWFAPFRLGEESADAGDDVDVPASRPLTFELEDADLDGTVLSCEEYDHVLLELEAFGVLGIRLLPVEGDSGEETLLVFTHSAADVESARAQAAEFGPMWDTHLRLFARALGLEIDEATEPELNAAYSDLSLDVADSGDSTDSADADEAGS, translated from the coding sequence ATGAGTGAGACCGGCCCACGCCTGGTCACCTGGGAGAACGGAACCGACCTCGTCATCGAGCTGCCGGTGGCCCGCGACGTCGAAAGCGTCTGGGACGCCCTGACCGACAGCGAGACCGCACGGACATGGTTCGCGCCGTTCCGCCTCGGCGAGGAATCGGCAGATGCGGGGGACGATGTCGATGTGCCCGCTTCCCGGCCGCTCACCTTCGAGCTCGAGGACGCCGACTTGGACGGCACTGTCCTCAGCTGCGAAGAGTACGACCACGTACTGCTCGAACTCGAAGCCTTCGGAGTTCTGGGCATCCGGCTCCTGCCGGTCGAAGGAGATTCGGGTGAGGAGACCCTGCTGGTGTTCACCCACAGCGCCGCCGACGTCGAATCTGCTCGAGCCCAGGCAGCCGAATTCGGCCCCATGTGGGACACCCACCTGCGTCTGTTCGCGCGGGCCCTCGGCCTCGAAATCGACGAGGCGACCGAACCCGAACTCAACGCCGCCTACTCCGATCTCTCGCTCGACGTTGCGGATTCCGGGGACAGCACGGATTCGGCCGACGCTGACGAGGCCGGATCATGA
- the tsaD gene encoding tRNA (adenosine(37)-N6)-threonylcarbamoyltransferase complex transferase subunit TsaD, which yields MSEPLVLGIESSCDETGVGIVRGRTLLTNTVSSSMDEHVRFGGVVPEVASRAHVQAIGPAIASACETAEVELADIDAVAVTAGPGLSGALMVGVGAAKGLAAALNRPLYGVNHLAAHVAVDLVAEDIDGLTTPTTIALLVSGGHTEILRIGDVVDDIELLGATIDDAAGEAFDKTARLLGLNYPGGPNISKAALGLLDGTGVPGDRNAVKFPRGLAKKQDLRDPERRYNFSFSGLKTAALREVTKAETLGADLRVADIAAGFEDAVVDVLVTKTLLAAADTGINHVVLGGGVAANTHLREVLTVRCAEAGVTLRVPPLALCTDNGAMVAALGAELVSRGIGPSDLSFAAVSSLDVDHVLV from the coding sequence ATGAGCGAACCACTCGTTCTCGGCATCGAATCCTCGTGCGACGAAACCGGGGTCGGCATCGTCCGTGGTCGCACACTGCTGACGAATACCGTGTCCTCGTCGATGGACGAGCACGTCCGCTTCGGCGGAGTCGTGCCCGAAGTCGCCTCCCGCGCCCATGTGCAGGCGATCGGTCCGGCCATCGCCTCGGCGTGTGAGACCGCCGAGGTGGAGCTTGCCGATATCGACGCCGTCGCCGTGACCGCCGGGCCGGGTCTCTCCGGTGCGCTCATGGTCGGGGTCGGTGCGGCCAAAGGGCTTGCGGCGGCTCTGAACAGACCGCTCTACGGCGTCAATCATCTGGCTGCGCATGTGGCCGTCGACCTCGTTGCCGAGGACATCGACGGATTGACCACGCCGACGACCATCGCCCTGCTCGTCTCTGGAGGTCACACGGAGATCCTGCGCATCGGCGATGTCGTCGACGACATCGAGCTCCTCGGCGCCACGATCGACGATGCCGCAGGTGAGGCCTTCGACAAGACCGCGCGCTTGCTGGGACTGAACTACCCGGGCGGACCGAACATCTCAAAGGCCGCGCTCGGGCTGCTCGATGGCACCGGTGTGCCCGGCGACCGGAATGCTGTGAAGTTCCCGCGCGGACTCGCGAAGAAACAGGACCTCCGTGATCCGGAGCGCCGGTACAACTTCTCATTCTCCGGGCTCAAGACCGCGGCCCTGCGTGAGGTGACGAAAGCGGAGACTCTGGGAGCCGACCTGCGGGTGGCCGATATCGCCGCCGGATTCGAAGACGCCGTCGTCGACGTGCTCGTGACCAAGACTCTGCTCGCCGCCGCCGACACCGGGATCAACCACGTCGTCCTCGGCGGGGGAGTGGCCGCGAATACTCACCTCCGGGAGGTGCTGACTGTTCGCTGCGCCGAAGCTGGCGTGACTCTGCGGGTGCCGCCCCTGGCCCTGTGCACGGATAATGGAGCCATGGTCGCAGCCCTCGGTGCGGAGCTGGTCTCCCGCGGAATCGGGCCGAGCGACCTGTCATTCGCTGCCGTCTCCTCATTGGATGTCGATCATGTCCTCGTCTGA
- a CDS encoding NUDIX domain-containing protein, which produces MSSSENDPNSAAERNARAAKSTRLPDGRPPRRSGDGWTYGADGQKHWGLNGAAGLMLVDPERGVLMQHRALWSVEGGTWGFPGGARDMGESAVEAAVRESWEEAGVPDEDGSGIEILETHVLDLDTWSYTTVIARTLRRFDAVISDPESIQLSWVPLDELDDYELHPGVASALPTLLELLRPHL; this is translated from the coding sequence ATGTCCTCGTCTGAGAACGACCCGAACAGCGCCGCCGAGCGGAACGCACGGGCGGCGAAGTCAACGCGTCTGCCTGACGGTCGACCGCCTCGGCGATCAGGTGATGGTTGGACGTACGGGGCGGATGGGCAGAAGCATTGGGGGCTCAACGGGGCCGCGGGGCTCATGCTCGTCGATCCCGAGCGCGGTGTGCTCATGCAGCATCGGGCGCTGTGGTCGGTCGAAGGCGGGACCTGGGGATTCCCCGGCGGCGCCCGCGATATGGGTGAGTCGGCGGTCGAGGCCGCGGTCCGCGAGTCGTGGGAAGAGGCCGGGGTGCCTGACGAGGACGGATCGGGCATCGAGATCCTCGAGACGCATGTGCTCGATCTTGACACCTGGTCGTACACGACGGTGATCGCGAGGACCCTGCGCCGCTTCGACGCTGTCATCAGCGACCCCGAGAGCATCCAACTGTCGTGGGTGCCGCTGGACGAGCTCGACGACTATGAGCTGCACCCCGGAGTCGCCTCCGCGCTGCCGACTCTGCTGGAGCTGCTCCGCCCGCACCTGTGA
- a CDS encoding glutamate--cysteine ligase, with amino-acid sequence MVDFARSPRSTLGVEWELALLDSRSLDLTPAAENLLADVAEHAPEFEKHIVGEMLTNTIELVTGVHSQVATVAEDLAASIGALRTLTENRGVELMSAGTHPFAQWQSQEVRAKDRYLELVDRTQWWGRNMLIFGVHVHVGIDSRDKVLPIVNALLAYVPHLQALSASSPFWGGTDTGYASNRAMMFQQLPTAGLPFQFEAWGDYEKYVDDMLTTGIIDNINEIRWDIRPAPHWGTVEVRVCDGLPTLEEILAITALIQCLVDDMSDRLDAGETLPTMPDWFHNENKWRAARYGMDAIIIENAAADERLVTECLADEIERLSPVAERLGCAPELHSITSIIERGVPYQRLQKVFGATGSLTEVTRSLIGDLRNSYS; translated from the coding sequence ATGGTCGATTTCGCACGCTCTCCCCGCTCCACCCTCGGTGTCGAGTGGGAACTGGCTCTGCTGGACTCCCGCAGCCTGGACCTGACACCGGCAGCCGAGAACCTGCTGGCGGATGTGGCCGAGCATGCTCCCGAGTTCGAGAAGCACATCGTCGGTGAGATGCTCACGAACACCATCGAGCTCGTCACCGGTGTGCACAGCCAGGTTGCGACGGTCGCCGAGGATCTGGCCGCTTCGATCGGGGCGCTGCGGACGCTCACCGAGAACCGCGGCGTCGAGCTCATGTCGGCGGGCACGCATCCCTTCGCCCAGTGGCAGTCGCAGGAGGTCCGTGCCAAGGACCGCTATCTCGAACTCGTCGACCGCACCCAGTGGTGGGGTCGGAACATGCTGATCTTCGGCGTCCACGTCCACGTCGGCATCGACTCACGCGACAAGGTGCTGCCGATCGTCAACGCCCTGCTCGCCTACGTCCCGCACCTGCAGGCTCTGTCTGCATCCTCCCCGTTCTGGGGTGGCACTGACACCGGCTACGCCTCGAACCGGGCGATGATGTTCCAGCAGCTGCCCACCGCCGGCCTGCCCTTCCAGTTCGAGGCCTGGGGCGACTACGAGAAGTACGTCGACGACATGCTCACCACCGGGATCATCGACAACATCAACGAGATCCGCTGGGACATCCGGCCGGCTCCGCACTGGGGCACCGTCGAGGTCCGCGTGTGCGACGGGCTGCCGACGCTCGAGGAGATCCTCGCGATCACCGCACTCATCCAGTGCCTCGTCGATGACATGTCCGATCGCCTCGACGCCGGTGAGACGCTGCCGACGATGCCCGACTGGTTCCACAACGAGAACAAATGGCGCGCGGCCCGCTACGGCATGGACGCGATCATCATCGAGAACGCCGCGGCCGACGAGCGCCTCGTCACCGAGTGCCTGGCCGATGAGATCGAACGCCTCTCCCCCGTGGCCGAGCGGTTGGGCTGCGCGCCCGAGCTGCACTCGATCACCTCGATCATCGAACGCGGTGTGCCCTACCAGCGTCTGCAGAAGGTCTTCGGTGCCACCGGTTCGCTGACCGAAGTGACCCGCTCCCTCATCGGCGACCTGCGCAACTCGTACAGCTGA